The Moraxella nasicaprae sequence ATTGAACGAACAGTACCAAGTTTGGCAAATCGCTTATTCGACCAATTTGCCCATCTTGGAAAATCGTCATCAAATCCAGCAGCTCATCGAAACTGCCTTTGCCAATGCCGACCCATCAGGTCACGCCATCGCCAGTAAAGATGCGGTCATCATTGGGCATAGCATGGGTGGTGTCATCGCTCGGCTGATGCTCTCTGATGATGACCTAACCGTCAAATTAGGCGAATTGGGCGATAAAGCACAACAAGATTTGCTCAAAAAACTTCCCAAAGACCAAAGAATGGCAGTTGATGAACGGCTAAAATTACACGCATTACCACAAATTGGTACGGCGGTATTCATCTCAGCACCGTTTCGTGGCACAGACTATGCTGACCGCTGGTTTACTCGTGCCGCCAGACGCATCATTCATCTACCGCTTGATTTAACCCAAACCACAGGTGCTATCCTAAAAAACCTTGATGCAGGCAGCAATCAGCAAAATATCGGTGCTTTGTACTTGCAAAATGGTGCCAGCCAGCTCTCTGACCGTTCCTCATTCATGCAGCTGACCAAAGACATACGCATTCACCCAAAAGTACATTACCACACCATTGTTGGTGACCATCAAGGTATTCATGGTAAAGAAAACACGGTCAGTGACCATATTTCTGATGGCATTGTGCCGTATCTAAGCTCACACTTAGATGGTGCGACAAGCGAAACCATCATCACAGGCAGGCATAATATCCACGAAAACCCCAAAACCATTTTGCAATTACGCAAAATCCTGCATGCCCATTTAAACAAGAATACATCGCACACTCACTAAGCCAATAAAAAACCCCACCGTCTTTGGTTGGGGTTTTTGCTGATGGGCTTGAAATGCTTATGCTTTGCTATTTAGCACCGCAAAAATCTCATCACGCACCACATCGATGGATTTTGTACCATCAAATTGATGATAGCTTGGTGCATTTTCGCCAGACTGAGCAACTTCTTGATAATGACCAATCAGTGTGGCGGTCTGAGCATGATACACAGACAATCTGTCTCGCACCACTTCTTCTTTGTCATCATCTCGCTGCACCAAAGGTTCGCCTGTCACATCGTCCACACCCTCAGTCTTGGGCGGATTGTGAATGATGTGATAAGTGCGACCAGATGGTAGATGAGCTCGGCGACCAGACATACGGCTGACAATCTCATCATCAGGCACGCTGATTTCAACCACAAAATCAATGTCCACGCCAGCAGCTGATAATGCCTGAGCCTGTGGAATTGTGCGAGGGAAACCATCAAAAATACAACCATTGGCACAATCTGGCTGAGCAATACGCTCCTTGACCAAATTGATGATTAGGTCGTCAGAAACCAACTGACCTGCATCCATCACGCTCTTGGCAAGTTTACCAAGCTCTGTTCCTTCTTTGATGGCAGCACGAAGCATATCACCTGTGGAGATTTGTGGGATATTGAACTGTTTTGAAATCAGTTGAGCCTGTGTACCTTTGCCTGCACCAGGTGGACCTAACAAAATAATACGCATCATAATTTATTCTCCAAGATGATTATACCAAAAAACCCTGCAATGATGGTTCATCAAAATCCTCCCTGCACACCATCTCTCCATTACTCATCACAGACGACACTACTATAAAGCAGTCTGTCAAATTGTTCAAGTTATTTTGTATCAAATCCATATAAAAAACTCATCTTTCAACCAATACCTAAAAACTCATCACAAAAAAACACATCAACCAACTGATTGATGTGTTTTTAAATGAACCGTATTGCTAAGCAAAACCAACTAAGGAATGATTTGAGAAATCATCAAAGAGACTTGCTGGTCGTTCTTTTTTAGCACCACAGGATTAGCCGCCAAATCGCCTGACTGACTCATCGCATTGCCTGAGTGGCTGATACGAGCATTGACCACCAATGTCACGCCAGCATCACGCCCCATGCTCAGCGTACGATTTGGCATCATTGCATCAGCATCACTTAGCGTGACCGTAATCGCACCTGCTTTGATGTCACTGGCTGCCAAGCGTTTGACCGCATAAGGTGCACCGCCCGACTGCTCTGCCACTGACACAAATAGCGAATCATCAACCTTCATCTGTGCCAGTAAAGAAGGCTCGATGCCAACGGTAATCTTCACGCCTTGTGATGCCATTTGTTCTTGTTTGGCGATGTTTTGTGATAAATTATCCAAACTTGCCAATGCTTCGCTATGGTCACCAGAACGAGAAACAATGGACGAACGCAGTTTGGCAATCCACGCCTTTGCCATTGGATAATTACCCGCACGAGCCTCGCCCATCACCATCATCATCAATGCCCCTTCGTGATTTGGCGAGACGCTCAATACTTGGTTTAATACAGCACGAGCATTAGCATCTAGCTTACCCTCATTGGCAAAAAAGCTGGTCTGAGCATAGGTAATGGCAATCTCTTGATTGTCAGGTTCAAGACGGTTGGCACGAGCCAATGCCTCTAATGCCTGCGGTTTGGCATCAAGCATCATGAACAGCTCAGACAGTCTCATCCAACGATTGGCGTCATTGGCGTGCTGATGAACATTGGTCTGTATTGCAGAAATGAGTGCTGAGGAATTTTTTGCTGCCCATTCTGGCGGTGTGTCTAGCTTGCCTGTCAATAGGTCATCTGCCACCTGTCCCACGCTGTCTTGTGCAGCCCACAAGGTAAATACAGGCGTACGGTCAGCAGTGGTCAGATAAGCAATTGCCACCAGAATCGGAATCCACACCAGCACAATGATTCGCCCCTTGATGCCCACAGGCGTGTGCGTTTCTGCCACCGTTTGAGCATCAAGCAGTTGGCGTTTTAGTTCAATGGTCTGGGCTTTATAATGCTCATCATCAATCAGACCAGCTTGTTTATCGGCCTCCAATTCAGCAATGCGTTCGCCAAAAATCTGCACATTCACCGCCATCAACTGATTATCCTGCTGCCGTGCATGTCTTAGCCAAGGAAAAATAACCACTAATGACAACAAAAAAGTCAGCACCGCACACAGTGAAAAAAACAACAATAAACTTGGTGTCATGATGATTCCTTATTTTGTGTTTGTTGGTGTGTTGCCAAAATTTTGGCAATTTTTGCCTCTTCGCTGGCAGATAGCTCGTCAGTTGGCTCGTCAAACTTTTTGGCATTATGCCCACGAGATTTGTATAGCCAGCCTAGCAATAACATCAATAATAGCACTGGTGGAAAAAACCACAAAATCCAAGTCGATGGACGAATTGGCGGTTTATAACTGATGAAATCGCCATAGCGTTCAAACATATAATTGCGAATCTCGGTATCACTTCGACCCGCTTTAATCATTTCATAGGTTTGCTGCTTTAAATCTTGGGCGATGGGTGCGTCCGACCCTGCTAAATTTTGATTTTGGCATTTTGGACAACGCAACTCCTCAATCAAGGCACGATATCTGTTTTCTTGTTCAGGAGAATCAAATTGGTGCAAGTCAATACTGGCAGTCGCCGTCATCATCACTGCACTAAGCAGCATCGCCAAAATGGATTGATTGATGTTCATTTTATTCTCCCTGCTGGCACGCCGCTTGTTTGGCGGAAGTATCTAATGATTGATTTGCCAAAGCAGTCAAACAAGGCTGAATTTTTGCCTGCCAATTTGTATCATTGATTTCGCCAACGATGTGCTGATAAACCACACCATCAGTGCCAATAATAAAGCTCTCTGGTGCACCAGTTAGACCCAAATCAATGGCGTATTTGCCGTCCAAATCCTGCAAAGAATACAAAAATGGGTCTTTATAAGTGTTCAGATAAGATAAAGCATCGCTAAGCTCATCTTTATAATTCACACCAATCATTGGCACGCCTTGTTCGTGTAGTTTTAGCAAATATGGGTGTTCAATTTTACAAGTTGGACACCAAGAACCCCAAACATTGAGCAAAAACGGTACTTTTGGCAAATCCGCCTTAGTCATCGTGCGAGTGGTGTCAGACAATAATGGCAACTCATAAGCAGGCAACTGCTGATTGAGCAAGCGACTGGGAATGATGTCAGTTGATTTTCCCAATCGGAAAAAAAACATCACCACCAAGCCAATAAAGACCATCAATGGCACGACAAATAGCATTAAGCGTTTGGTTTGTTTGGTCATTTGTTAGTCCTTTTTGGTTGATGAAAAACGATAGCGTTTGTCAAGCATGGCAACCAATGCCCCAAAGCCCATCACAATCGCCCCAAGCCATAGCCAACGCACCATTGGCTTGACATAGACACGCACCGCCCAAGTGTTGTTATCCACCTTGCCATTGGCATCGGTGATTGGTTCGCCCAACGCCACATAGACTTCATTAAGCAGACTTGGACGAATACCCACTTCGGTCATCGGCATCATGCTCACGACATAATTGCGTTTTTCTGGATATAGATTGGCAATAATGTCATCGCCTTGATGCACCGAAATGGTGGCACGAGTTGAATCATAGTTTGAGCCTTTGATTTCATCAAAAGCGTGTAGATGAAAATCATAACCTTGCACATGTACGGTATCGCCCACCGTCATTGCCACATCTTTTTCTAGGCTAAAACTACTGGTTGCTGCCACACCCAACGCACAAATCAGCACGCCAATATGAGCCAGCTGCATACCATGATAGCTGGGTGTCAGTTTGGCAAGTCCCGACAATACAGAACCTTTGTGATGGCGAAGTTTGTCACGAATGTCCATCACAATAAACAGTAGCACCCAAGCAGATAATGCAGCCGTGATATAGATACTGTATTCAAAACCGCCATCTTCGGTCAATAGGCGAATCAGGTAGGTCATCACCGCACCCAGCACGCCTGCACTGATGGCAAAAGCAATTACTGTACTGGCAAATGGTCGGCTGTCGTATTTGTATCGCAATACTGCCCCAATACCCATAAACGCAAGCAATAGCCAGCTTAATGGCACAAATAAGGCATTAAAGTATGGAGGCCCAACCGACACCTGCCCCAATTTGAACGCATCGGCAATGATGGGATATAGCGTACCAAGCAGCACCACCAAAGTCGCCACCAATAAAATCATGTTATTGACCACCAGCACCGTTTCACGAGATTTTAGGCGATAGCTACTCTCTACGGTCAGCTTCCAGCCACGCAAGGCAAACATGAGCAGCCCCACGCCAATAACAATCGCCAAAATTGCCAGCACTGTCATACCACGCGTTGGGTCGGCAGCAAATGAATGCACTGAGGTAATCACCCCTGAACGCACCAAAAAAGTACCAAGCAGGCTTAGTGCAAACGAGAAAATGGCAAGCATGATTGTCCACGCCTTGAACACGCCTCGTTTTTCGGTAACGGCAAGTGAGTGCAACAAAGCGGTCGCAGCCAGCCACGGCATCAAAGAAGCGTTTTCGACAGGGTCCCAAAACCACCAGCCGCCCCAGCCAAGCTCATAATATGCCCACCAAGAACCCAAAGCGATACCCAAGGTCAAGAACATCCAAGCCGCCAGCGTCCACGGTCTGCTCCAACGAGTCCATACTGCGTCCAAACGCCCTGCCCATAACGCCGCCATACAAAATGCAAACGGTACCGCTAGACCCACATAGCCCATGTAGAGCATTGGCGGATGAAAAATCAAACCAGGGTCTTGCAATAATGGATTTAAATCCGTGCCATCAACAGGCAGGTTGGGCAACACTCGAACGAATGGCGATGAAGTAAAAATCAACATCGCAAGCATCATCACCTGAATCATCGCCAGTATGGACAACACTCTGGCACGAATATCTAGTGGCAGACCACGGCTAAATACTGACACCAGCATGCACCATGCCGCCAAAATCGTCATCCAAAGCAGTAGTGAGCCTTCATGCCCACCCCAAGTGGCGGACAGCTTATAATACCAAGGCAACAGACTGTTAGAATGGCTGGCAACATAAACCAAACTAAAATCATTGTACAAAAAGCCCGCAATCAATGCCAAAAACGACATCATCATCGCCAAAAATTGTGCGGTTGCTAGGCTTGGGGCAAGTTTTTGCCATTGTACTTGATGACGCATCACGCCAATCGCTGGCAAAATCGCTTGCAAAATCGCCAAAACGAACGCCAAGAGTAATGCAAAATACCCAAGTTCTGTAATTAACATAAAATACACTCATTAGGGTGCAAAATGCACAACCATAGATTTAGCTAACCTTATTATTATCCATATAAGTTGGCTAATCAATTTCTTTTTAAAAAAACACAACAATCAAATGCAACCAACCTGCCAAGAATCCTGTGATACCCCCCAATATAATTAGGGTGATTTCATCTTCTTGGAAAGCAGGTCTTAATAAATTCTGAAA is a genomic window containing:
- the adk gene encoding adenylate kinase, with protein sequence MRIILLGPPGAGKGTQAQLISKQFNIPQISTGDMLRAAIKEGTELGKLAKSVMDAGQLVSDDLIINLVKERIAQPDCANGCIFDGFPRTIPQAQALSAAGVDIDFVVEISVPDDEIVSRMSGRRAHLPSGRTYHIIHNPPKTEGVDDVTGEPLVQRDDDKEEVVRDRLSVYHAQTATLIGHYQEVAQSGENAPSYHQFDGTKSIDVVRDEIFAVLNSKA
- the ccmI gene encoding c-type cytochrome biogenesis protein CcmI → MTPSLLLFFSLCAVLTFLLSLVVIFPWLRHARQQDNQLMAVNVQIFGERIAELEADKQAGLIDDEHYKAQTIELKRQLLDAQTVAETHTPVGIKGRIIVLVWIPILVAIAYLTTADRTPVFTLWAAQDSVGQVADDLLTGKLDTPPEWAAKNSSALISAIQTNVHQHANDANRWMRLSELFMMLDAKPQALEALARANRLEPDNQEIAITYAQTSFFANEGKLDANARAVLNQVLSVSPNHEGALMMMVMGEARAGNYPMAKAWIAKLRSSIVSRSGDHSEALASLDNLSQNIAKQEQMASQGVKITVGIEPSLLAQMKVDDSLFVSVAEQSGGAPYAVKRLAASDIKAGAITVTLSDADAMMPNRTLSMGRDAGVTLVVNARISHSGNAMSQSGDLAANPVVLKKNDQQVSLMISQIIP
- a CDS encoding cytochrome c-type biogenesis protein gives rise to the protein MNINQSILAMLLSAVMMTATASIDLHQFDSPEQENRYRALIEELRCPKCQNQNLAGSDAPIAQDLKQQTYEMIKAGRSDTEIRNYMFERYGDFISYKPPIRPSTWILWFFPPVLLLMLLLGWLYKSRGHNAKKFDEPTDELSASEEAKIAKILATHQQTQNKESS
- a CDS encoding DsbE family thiol:disulfide interchange protein; its protein translation is MTKQTKRLMLFVVPLMVFIGLVVMFFFRLGKSTDIIPSRLLNQQLPAYELPLLSDTTRTMTKADLPKVPFLLNVWGSWCPTCKIEHPYLLKLHEQGVPMIGVNYKDELSDALSYLNTYKDPFLYSLQDLDGKYAIDLGLTGAPESFIIGTDGVVYQHIVGEINDTNWQAKIQPCLTALANQSLDTSAKQAACQQGE
- a CDS encoding heme lyase CcmF/NrfE family subunit; this translates as MLITELGYFALLLAFVLAILQAILPAIGVMRHQVQWQKLAPSLATAQFLAMMMSFLALIAGFLYNDFSLVYVASHSNSLLPWYYKLSATWGGHEGSLLLWMTILAAWCMLVSVFSRGLPLDIRARVLSILAMIQVMMLAMLIFTSSPFVRVLPNLPVDGTDLNPLLQDPGLIFHPPMLYMGYVGLAVPFAFCMAALWAGRLDAVWTRWSRPWTLAAWMFLTLGIALGSWWAYYELGWGGWWFWDPVENASLMPWLAATALLHSLAVTEKRGVFKAWTIMLAIFSFALSLLGTFLVRSGVITSVHSFAADPTRGMTVLAILAIVIGVGLLMFALRGWKLTVESSYRLKSRETVLVVNNMILLVATLVVLLGTLYPIIADAFKLGQVSVGPPYFNALFVPLSWLLLAFMGIGAVLRYKYDSRPFASTVIAFAISAGVLGAVMTYLIRLLTEDGGFEYSIYITAALSAWVLLFIVMDIRDKLRHHKGSVLSGLAKLTPSYHGMQLAHIGVLICALGVAATSSFSLEKDVAMTVGDTVHVQGYDFHLHAFDEIKGSNYDSTRATISVHQGDDIIANLYPEKRNYVVSMMPMTEVGIRPSLLNEVYVALGEPITDANGKVDNNTWAVRVYVKPMVRWLWLGAIVMGFGALVAMLDKRYRFSSTKKD